Below is a window of Pseudomonas sp. B21-040 DNA.
GATTTCCCGGGCCGACAGATCGGTCTTCTTGAGCAGTGCGCTGGCCGCGGCCTGGGCGTAGCCGCCGCCGGAACCCATGGCGATCAAGCCTTCTTCGGGTTCTACGACATCGCCATTGCCGGTAATGATCAGGGAGGCGTCTTTGTTGGCAACGGCGAGCATGGCTTCGAGACGGCTCAGGGAGCGGTCGGTGCGCCATTCTTTGGCGAGCTCGACGGCTGCGCGAACCAGGTGACCTTGATGTTTCTCAAGCTGGCCTTCGAAACGTTCGAAGAGGGTGAAGGCGTCAGCGGTGGCACCGGCGAAACCGGCGATGACCTGGCCGTGGTACAGGCGGCGAACTTTCTTCGCGTTGCCTTTCATCACGGTATTGCCGAGAGAAACCTGGCCGTCGCCGCCCATGACGACTTTGCCGTGGCGGCGAACTGAAACGATGGTGGTCAAGGGAAGAGTCTCCACGCAGCGGGGCGAAAATGCCTTATGCCAACTCATATGGGGGTGGTGGCGCATTTTTCAACTGCGGGGCGGGAGAGGGGACGAGTGGTTTGAGTCAGATGGGATGTGTGGTGTTTATCAGAACGCTTTCGCGGGCAAGCCCGCTCCCACAGGGATAGCGCATATCCTGTGGGAGCGGCGGTGCGACGATTCGACTTGCCCGCGATGAACGATGACGCACAGATCCTGCCGGGAAATCAGCGGCTTTGGCGTTGTTGTAACAACAGGTTGCTAAAGCCTGCGCCGGCCAGTTGTTTCTGCGCGGTGGTCAGTTGTTCGCGGTTGCTGAACGGCCCGACCAGAACGCGATACCAGGTCTCATCCTTCACCGTGCCGGACTCAACCGCCACGGCCTGGCCCAGCAGAATGATCTGCGCACGAACCTTGTCCGCATCAGCCTCTTTGCGGAACGAGCCCGCCTGCAGGAAGAACTTGGTCACCGGCGCGGCTTTGGTGACGGGCGGCGGTGGCGGTGGTGTTATCCCGGCCAGGGCAGCCTGCGCGCGTGCCGTGTCGATCTTCGCCGCTTCCGCCGGTGTCACCGGTGTGGTCGGAATGGCTGGCACCTGTGGCGTCGGCAGGGTTTTTTCCGGCACGGCATCCGGCGGTACGATCACTTCCGATTCCGGCAGCAAGGTGTAGAAGTCGTATTTCGGCTTCACCGGTTGCGTCGGGCTCGGCGGGGTCTTGTTGGCCTCGGCGATCTTGGTGGCTTTCTGTTGCTGCTCCACCTTCTCGCGCTTGACCGTGTCGCTGCCCTTGCCCGGTTCCAGTTTCATCAGGAAAACGATGAACGCGCCGACCGTCAGGCCGATGGCCATCCACAACCAACCCGGGATCGGTTGCTTTGCTGGAGCTTGGTATCGGCTGGCGCCACGCTTGGGTGCAGGTTTTTTCTTGGCAGCCAACTTACATACGCTCCAGAGTTTCCAGACCCAAGAGTTCCAGGCCTTGCTTGAGTGTGCGACCGGTCAGTGCGGCGAGGCGCAGACGGCTTTGCATTTGCGCCGGGGTGTCGGCGCTCAGGATCGGGCAGTTCTCGTAGAAACTGGAGAACAGGCCGGCCACATCGTACAGGTAGGTGCACAGGATGTGCGGCGTCCCTTTGTCGGAAACGTTGTTCAGTATTTCGCCGAACTGCGCCAGTTTGGCGGCCAGTTCGTGTTCGTGCGCGGCTTCCAGCACGATCTGGCCTTCGACTTCGGTGAAGTCCTTGCCCAGCTTGCGGAACACGCCGGCAACGCGAGTGTAGGCGTACAGCAAGTAAGGCGCGGTGTTGCCTTCGAAGTTCAGCATCAGCTCGAAGTTGAAGCTGTAGTCGCTGGTGCGGTGCTTGGACAGGTCGGCGTATTTGACCGCGCCAATGCCCACCACCTTGGCGATGTTGCGCAGTTCGTCATCGGCCAGCTCTGGATTCTTGTCTTTCACCAGGGTGTAGGCGCGTTCCTGGGCTTCGGTCAGCAGGTCGATCAGCTTCACGGTGCCGCCGTCACGGGTCTTGAACGGACGGCCATCTTTACCGTTCATGGTGCCGAAGCCCATGTGTTCCATTTCCATCGGGTGCGTCACGAAGCCGGCCTTGCGCGCCACGGCGAACACTTGCTGGAAGTGCAGGGCCTGGCGCTGGTCGACGAAGTACAGCGCGCGATCGGCTTTGAGCTTGCCGCTGCGATAACGCACGGCCGCCAGGTCGGTGGTGGCGTAGAGGTAGCCGCCGTCCGCTTTCACGATGATGACTGGCAGCGGATCGCCGTCGGCGTTCTTGAACTCGTCGAGGAACACGCACTGGGCGCCGTTGCTTTCGACCAGCATGCCGGCGGCCTTGAGGTCGTTGACCACGTTGATCAGGTCGTCGTTGTAGGCACTTTCGCCCATGACGTCGGCCATGGTCAGTTTGACGTTCAGCAGTTCGTAGATTTTCTGGCAGTGCGACAGGGAAATGTCTTTGAACTTGGTCCACAGCGCCAGGCAGTCCGGGTCGCCGGCCTGCAGCTTGACCACCAGGCCTCGGGCGCGATCAGCAAACTCTTCGGATTCGTCGAAGCGCTGCTTGGCGGCACGGTAGAAGTTTTCCAGGTCCGACAGCTCGTCGCTGGTGATCGGGTTTTCCTGGAGGTACGCCATCAACATGCCGAACTGGGTGCCCCAGTCGCCCACGTGGTTCTGACGGATCACTTCGTCGCCGAGGAATTCCAGGACTCGCGCGACACCGTCACCGATGATGGTCGAGCGCAAATGGCCGACGTGCATTTCCTTGGCGAGGTTCGGTGCCGACAAGTCGATGACCGTGCGCTGTGCCGGGCCGGCCTTGCGCACGCCAATCTGACTGTCGGCCAGCGCGGCATCCAGGCGCGAGGCCAGGGCCTGGGTGTTCTGGAAGAAGTTCAGGAAGCCCGGGCCGGCGATTTCGGTTTTGGTGATGTTTTCATCAGCCGGCAGCGCGGCGATGATTTTCTCGGCCAGGTCGCGCGGCTTCATGCCGGCCAGTTTGGCCAGCATCATGGCGATGTTGCTGGCGAAGTCGCCGTTCTTCTTGTCGCGGGAGTTTTCCACCTGGATCGCCGGCGACAGGCCTTCAGGCAACACACCTTCGTTGACGAGTTGGGTGATGGCTTGTTGGATCAGCTGGCGAATGGTGTCTTTCATGGTCTTCTCTTTCGACCGCAAGCGCGGCGGCGCTTCGATGCGCTGGTGGAAAAACTGGGCATTATCCGTTGCGAAGGCGGGCTTGCCAACCTTAGCAGGCAGGATGTGGATATGTGGTGACAAATGTCTTCGTTTGTAGGAGCAAGGCTTGCCTGCGATGGCGCCCTTGAGATCGCTATCGCGGGCAAGCCTTGCTCCTACACATTCAACGACGATCTTCAGGTCAATACAAATCGACAGGATCGACATCCAGCGACCAGCGCACCGCCCGTCCGCTCGGCATCTGCTCCAGCACCAGCAACCAACTGGCCAGCAACCGATGCAGCGGCGCCCGCGCCGTGGCCTGCAATAATAGCTGTGCACGATAACGTCCGGCGCGGCGTTCCATCGGCGCAGGCACCGGCCCCAGCAGTTCGATTCCGCCAAGATTCTGTTCGTCCACCAAACGTTCGGCCTCGCTGCATGCTTCATCCAGGAAACTTTCGGCCTGCCCCGGCTTGTGCGCTTCGGCCCGCAGCAGCGCCAGGTGTGCGAAGGGCGGCAGGCCCGCCGAGCGACGTTCGCTCAAGGCCTGTTCGGCGAATGCGAAATAGCCCTGCTCCGTCAACTGCACCAGCAGCGGGTGGTCTGCCAGGTGCGTCTGGATGATGACTTTGCCCGGCTCTTCCGCCCGCCCGGCCCGCCCGGCCACTTGAACAATCAACTGCGCCATGCGTTCGCTGGCGCGGAAGTCACCGGAGTACAACCCGCCGTCGGCGTCGAGAATCGACACCAGCGTCACCCGTGGAAAGTGATGCCCTTTGGCAAGCATTTGCGTGCCGACCAAAATGCACGGCTGGCCCTTTTGGATGGTGGCAAATAGCTGATTCATCGCGTCTTTGCGCGACGTGCTGTCGCGGTCGACCCTCAGCACCGGGTAGTCCGGGAACAGAATCGCCAGGCGTTCCTCGGCGCGCTCGGTGCCAGCACC
It encodes the following:
- the hslV gene encoding ATP-dependent protease subunit HslV encodes the protein MTTIVSVRRHGKVVMGGDGQVSLGNTVMKGNAKKVRRLYHGQVIAGFAGATADAFTLFERFEGQLEKHQGHLVRAAVELAKEWRTDRSLSRLEAMLAVANKDASLIITGNGDVVEPEEGLIAMGSGGGYAQAAASALLKKTDLSAREIVETALGIAADICVFTNHTQTIEEQDCAE
- a CDS encoding SPOR domain-containing protein, which produces MAAKKKPAPKRGASRYQAPAKQPIPGWLWMAIGLTVGAFIVFLMKLEPGKGSDTVKREKVEQQQKATKIAEANKTPPSPTQPVKPKYDFYTLLPESEVIVPPDAVPEKTLPTPQVPAIPTTPVTPAEAAKIDTARAQAALAGITPPPPPPVTKAAPVTKFFLQAGSFRKEADADKVRAQIILLGQAVAVESGTVKDETWYRVLVGPFSNREQLTTAQKQLAGAGFSNLLLQQRQSR
- the argS gene encoding arginine--tRNA ligase produces the protein MKDTIRQLIQQAITQLVNEGVLPEGLSPAIQVENSRDKKNGDFASNIAMMLAKLAGMKPRDLAEKIIAALPADENITKTEIAGPGFLNFFQNTQALASRLDAALADSQIGVRKAGPAQRTVIDLSAPNLAKEMHVGHLRSTIIGDGVARVLEFLGDEVIRQNHVGDWGTQFGMLMAYLQENPITSDELSDLENFYRAAKQRFDESEEFADRARGLVVKLQAGDPDCLALWTKFKDISLSHCQKIYELLNVKLTMADVMGESAYNDDLINVVNDLKAAGMLVESNGAQCVFLDEFKNADGDPLPVIIVKADGGYLYATTDLAAVRYRSGKLKADRALYFVDQRQALHFQQVFAVARKAGFVTHPMEMEHMGFGTMNGKDGRPFKTRDGGTVKLIDLLTEAQERAYTLVKDKNPELADDELRNIAKVVGIGAVKYADLSKHRTSDYSFNFELMLNFEGNTAPYLLYAYTRVAGVFRKLGKDFTEVEGQIVLEAAHEHELAAKLAQFGEILNNVSDKGTPHILCTYLYDVAGLFSSFYENCPILSADTPAQMQSRLRLAALTGRTLKQGLELLGLETLERM